The genome window GCGAGGGGAGGGAAGGTGGGATTCTCACCaaccccagccccctccccctcAGAAGCAGAAACCCCGCCCCTCTAGGTCGGCCCGCGCCTCTCGGATCTGAGCCTGCAGTTCCTCCGCGGCCCCTCGGCAGTCATTGAAGGTGGCCAGGCGGTATCCCACGGTGGCCAGGGAGTAGCAGCCGAAGGTGACCAGCAGGTAGGCGGGCAGCGGCCAGAGGAGGCGGCGGCCGGATTCGGGCAGGCCCAGGCCCAGGGCGTCGAAGGTCAGGCCGGCCCAGGTCCCTCCCAGCAGCCCCAGCGTCAGCAGCCACTGGCCCAGCTTTGTCATGGTCAGCAGGTGGCACGGGGTCAAGGGTCAGCTCCTCCTGTGGCGctaaaggacagagagagagagagacacacacagagagattAAACCCAGAGAGAGACGCTCCAAGCCCCAGCAACCCCGTCTGGTCAGGAGAGGCGGGGCGAAGAGCCGGagcacagaatccccacagtctGGAAACTGGGCCAACAAGGccagaccaaccctccaaagagtaacccacccggactcATTCCCCCACACTGGTcatctatatttacccctgactaatccaccttaaccagcacatccctgggcacgacaggagaatttagcatggccaatccaccctcacctgcacatccctcggcactatgggacaatttagcatggccaatccaccctaccctgcacatccctggggcactacgggacaatttagcatggccaatccaccctaacctgcacatccctgggcactatgggacaatttagcgtggccaatccaccctaacctgcacatctctgggcactacaggagaatttagcatggccaatccaacctaacctgcacatccctgggcactatgagacaatttagcatggccaatccaccctaacctgcacatccctgggcgctacaggacaatttagcatggccaatccaccctaacctgcacatctctgggcactacgggacaagttagcatggcctatccaccatgaactgcatacctttggactgtgggaggaaaccggagcacccagaggaaacctacacagacacagggagtacgtacaaaccccacacagagagttgccccgagggtggaattgcacccgggtccctggcgccgtgaggcagcgggGCTAACCGCCGAATCATCGTGGGTGTGATAGTGAAAAGGGCACGGGGCTGGACAAGACAGGCACACAtgagagacagcaagagagagagagaaagaaagagacacattggcacagggagacagtgaaaaagggaaagactgagagagagggagtgagtgacacacacacaaacacatacacctGGAATtgtgagagaatgagaaagagagacatgGGGTGGCAGAGGGGGGAGACAGGGAGGTAACAGCTAGGCAGAGGGAGTGAGAGATGAGCATGCAGAGGGAGGGAATGACAGAGATGGAAACTATCTCTATGgaagtttcaactttga of Chiloscyllium plagiosum isolate BGI_BamShark_2017 unplaced genomic scaffold, ASM401019v2 scaf_33634, whole genome shotgun sequence contains these proteins:
- the dpm3 gene encoding dolichol-phosphate mannosyltransferase subunit 3, whose protein sequence is MTKLGQWLLTLGLLGGTWAGLTFDALGLGLPESGRRLLWPLPAYLLVTFGCYSLATVGYRLATFNDCRGAAEELQAQIREARADLEGRGFCF